In the genome of Syntrophorhabdaceae bacterium, one region contains:
- a CDS encoding response regulator, with protein MNKVKILVVDDSAVVRQTLTEILSSDPHIEVIGSARDPFIAVELIREKVPDVITLDVEMPRMDGITFLQKIMSQHPIPVVICSSLTEDGSETTLKALEYGALDIILKPKLGVKQFFEESRILICDAVKAASRANFKKAAFKPMIVQPKLTADAVI; from the coding sequence AGGTTAAAATCCTCGTTGTCGATGATTCCGCAGTTGTCCGCCAGACGCTCACAGAGATCTTGTCGTCCGACCCGCACATAGAGGTGATCGGGTCAGCACGCGATCCCTTCATCGCAGTGGAACTGATCAGGGAGAAGGTCCCCGATGTCATCACCCTCGATGTAGAGATGCCTCGTATGGATGGCATCACCTTTCTCCAAAAGATCATGTCCCAGCATCCTATCCCCGTGGTTATCTGCTCCTCGCTCACTGAAGACGGCTCGGAAACAACGCTCAAAGCGCTGGAATACGGGGCGCTGGATATCATTCTCAAGCCGAAGCTCGGAGTAAAACAGTTCTTCGAGGAATCAAGAATCCTCATCTGTGATGCGGTCAAAGCGGCCTCGCGCGCTAACTTTAAGAAAGCCGCCTTCAAGCCCATGATTGTCCAACCCAAACTGACTGCTGATGCGGTCATC